The sequence ACAATAGCTCGGGATGTTTATGTTTGTTCTCTCCAATATCGTCGGGAGCACGATCCAGATCACGACCCTACCTCTCCCGGTCCTTTCCACTCTCCAGGCGGTATCTCCCAGGATTCCATGAAATATGCTCGTGGGCAAGAAGCTTACAAACTACAGGCAGGGCTTGTCTTCAACACGATCTTTGCAACGTTGATACTGGGAGAGCCATTCACTCGTTACTCTTTCGGCGGCACCGTTCTCGTATGCGTCGGGGCAGTATTGATTGCAATATTTGGAGCTATCGGCGAACCGGCGCATACTCTGGACCAGCTTCTTGAACTTCTGAGTCGCCCACCGTTCCTTCGATGGATAGCGGGAACTGCTGTGATTGTCGTGGTGACACTCCTCGGCGCCCGTTTGCTGAAAAACGTCTCAACCCCTGGCAGGACCAGTGGCTGGACTCTTTTGAAGCTCTCAAGATCGCACTCTCCGTATCAccatcatcaccaccacAGCCCACGTTTGAAGACGCTTCGAGGAGTCCTCTTTGGCGCTGTGAGTGGAATACTTTCTGCGCATTCACTTCTTGTAGCGAAAACGGCAGTTGAGCTGCTCGTTCGCACCATTCTCGATCGAGTGAACCAATTTAATCGGTGGCAGTCGTGGATTATCCTCCTCGGCCTGGTAGTACTCGCCCTTACCCAGTTATACTACATGCACCGCGGCCTCAAGCTCTGTAGCACCAGCATCCTTTACCCATTCGTATTTTGCGTCTATAACATTATCGCCATTCTGGATGGATTGATATATTTCCACCAAGCATCACGATTGTCAGGATTGCATGCCGGGCTTATAGCGTTGGGGACGGTCATTTTGCTCTCGGGTGTTCTTTGTCTCTCGTGGAGATTGGAAGAAGTCACGACGCAGCCAGAGGCTGGCCCTGCAGCCGCCGCCCTAGTTCCAGGACTCGGCATTTTGGAAGAacaagccacttctcctACATACACTGATTTTATCTACCCATCCGACGAAGAATCATATCCTGCGGAGCGACAGCCACTACTATTACATTCACCGACCCAACAAACCACCCCGTCGCGCCGTTACACGCCCACCTTTTCTCGAATATCACCTCAACAGCGGCACAGCATCAATATAACCAACGAAGCAGCCCAGATATGGGCCGAACTCCACGACGAGAGCAACAACATCACCACGCAAGAACAGGACCGCGTCCCAACATCTCCAACTCCCTTCCACCGTCACCGACATTCTCATCACAAAAGCCAACGCAGCAAGAGCAGCGCTGCGCCCTTTCCGCCCAATGACATCAGCACACCTCAACCATCGTCCCCCGTCACCGGAAGAGAGAGATCCATAAAGTGGAAAAGCATATTCAAAGCAAGTCCAAGCAGTCGCTCCCGCCAACATCGCAACGGCAACATGTGGCGTCGTGCATCCACTCCTGTGGTGGCAGAAGAGAACCACGAGGGTCGGAGGACGATCATACAGAGAGATGTAAGTGCGAATGCGAGGACGACGGCTCGCACGGATATACCAAATGGATCTCTGGAGGCGATACGAGCTTCTCTGGACGAGACACAACAAACCGAGCACGACGATGGGGAGGAAGTTATGTCCAAGGAAACGTGGTTTGGTCGGCTATTTCGTCGGCGCCGATAAAGGTTGTATtagacctttttttttcttctgtaTCCACTGATAGTATTACACCCCGAATAATAATTTTTCCTATTACCAGATATTATTTCATTAAACCTCGAAGTCGTAGACCATCAACGATAGAGAAATTAAAGGCCAAGAACACTTTCGGAAGGCATGCTGCACCGGGGACAATGTTGATAGGCGCCATCAACACACCCCCAAAGGAGGATCCGATATTGTTGTGGCTCAAGTAGAGAGAGAGTAAAAAAGAGTTTTTGAACAGAATCCCTATGACATTCTGCAAGCCATCATCGGAAGGCAATGTTGAAGCATAGAAAGCTAAAAGGTAGGAAGATAAAGCCCTATAGAACACATGATACAACAGAATAGCagaaagaaacaaaactGAGATGCATAACTCCACCCCCATGTCGTCGCAGAAAAATATTTCCCATTTTCCATGGGTAAAACACAGATATCATAAAAGGGGAAAAACGGATTTGGAAGGGAATCCCACGTGGGTTGCTTACCAGTGCGGGATGAATATCAAGGCAAGATTTACCCAGCTCAACCGAGATCATTGAAGACAGCCGGGAGCAGAGGTGGTCATAAAATATTTAGGGGTAACTAGTGCAAAACCGCAGCATCGAGCAAAGTACCCGAGGAAATAAGATGCGAAATATAATTATGACGCAAGTGTACCACATATTGCAAAAGCAAATGAAAACAGAATTCCCACCACGAATACACCAGTAACACCCAAGTCTCTGGAGGTCTAAACACCCGCAAAAGGAAACCAGAGGTAAAATACTCGGAACAGGCTAGAGTGATTTGTGTCTTTTGTCCTTCAGTATTCTGCGAGGCCAGTTAGTGCCAGTGGTGGTAGGGCGGAAAGCTAGACAAGAAACACAAAAGCCACGAACAAATGCAAAAGGGATCAAACAAATAGTGTATAGGAATTGGGCATAAGGACAGGTAAATGCGATCCAAAACAGAATTGGCCTATTCGGGAGGGGATGGGGGTTTTTAAAAAAGATCTCGATAGTGTTGGGAGACGATGATGAAGGAGAGTGTTCATGGAAGTGTGCTAAAAGGGGGCAGGATTGAGTAAGGGGATGAACATAAACATATGGGTCAAGTATTCAATGGCCAGAAGATAGAAACAGCAGTGAGGGGGATAGCGTAAAGAAACACATTAAGCTGTGGGTTGGTGCTGCGGAGGTATACGACCACCAACTGGCATCCCCGGATACTGACCTCCAGCCTGTgcttgttgctgttgttgttggaGATTTTGATAGTAGGCCATCTGTTGCTGCTGGTCGGCGGTCATATAGCCTGGATGCATGGGGCCAGGCCGCGGGATTTGCGCCTGCTGAGCGCTAACACTAGC is a genomic window of Coccidioides posadasii str. Silveira chromosome 3, complete sequence containing:
- a CDS encoding uncharacterized protein (EggNog:ENOG410PIYS~COG:S~TransMembrane:9 (o12-33i59-79o85-105i112-133o153-173i212-231o251-270i282-303o309-331i)), translated to MGELGGLSPQGSIAIGVLVGLISTSLQAIGLTLQRKSHILEDEKYPYDNRRPPYKRARWQLGMFMFVLSNIVGSTIQITTLPLPVLSTLQAAGLVFNTIFATLILGEPFTRYSFGGTVLVCVGAVLIAIFGAIGEPAHTLDQLLELLSRPPFLRWIAGTAVIVVVTLLGARLLKNVSTPGRTSGWTLLKLSRSHSPYHHHHHHSPRLKTLRGVLFGAVSGILSAHSLLVAKTAVELLVRTILDRVNQFNRWQSWIILLGLVVLALTQLYYMHRGLKLCSTSILYPFVFCVYNIIAILDGLIYFHQASRLSGLHAGLIALGTVILLSGVLCLSWRLEEVTTQPEAGPAAAALVPGLGILEEQATSPTYTDFIYPSDEESYPAERQPLLLHSPTQQTTPSRRYTPTFSRISPQQRHSINITNEAAQIWAELHDESNNITTQEQDRVPTSPTPFHRHRHSHHKSQRSKSSAAPFPPNDISTPQPSSPVTGRERSIKWKSIFKASPSSRSRQHRNGNMWRRASTPVVAEENHEGRRTIIQRDVSANARTTARTDIPNGSLEAIRASLDETQQTEHDDGEEVMSKETWFGRLFRRRR
- a CDS encoding uncharacterized protein (TransMembrane:3 (i5-22o42-61i73-99o)); amino-acid sequence: MGVELCISVLFLSAILLYHVFYRALSSYLLAFYASTLPSDDGLQNVIGILFKNSFLLSLYLSHNNIGSSFGGVLMAPINIVPGAACLPKVFLAFNFSIVDGLRLRGLMK